The DNA sequence GATATAGACATATAGATTAAATGGAAgacaagaaaatgaagaaatcaagaATCACAACTTCACAGTTCACAAGATCAATCATCAAatcattcaaaatttcaaatggaAATCAGAACTTCAGAAAATCAGAAATCAGAACTAGGGAGAGAAGAATGGTGAGGTACCACGGTCCACGGAGTGACGGAGACAACCAGAGGGGTTGCTGGTGGAGTGGTGGGCTGGAGGCGCCGTGGCGGTGCCGCGGTGGGGATCTCGGAGCCTCGGAGACCGGATTACCGGAGATGGGTTGCTCAGTTGCTGGTTCCAGGCTTCCAGCCTTGCACTTTTGCAGATCGCCGGGTGACCCGGGTCGCTGAGTGAGTCAGATTGCTCTGCCGCCTCTGCGCCTCTGTGCTCCAGCGGCCAGCCTCCAAGAGTCCGAGAGTCCAAGTCGGCAAGACGGCAAGTCGCGGCTGTAGCCTGTAGGGCTTGAAACGAGATGActggtacaaaaaaaaaaaaaaacatatgtatatacctaattttttttttgggcccaaAAAGTCCGGTAGGGCTTGAGCCCTACCAAGCCTGTGGTTGGATCCGCCCCTGAGTAGGAGAATCCCATGCAAGATGAACCTGAGGTTTAAGATGCTTGAATCATGTAGGCAAATATGTATGCTAAAAATGTATCACTTCCAGAGGTGCTGATAAAAGAAACTAAACAGAGTATACCACTCAATACCATTAAGTCCCACCAGTTAGCATGGAGATTAGCAAGGAGCCAAGCCTTAGGGTTTATATTCCAATCAATTCAAGGTAAGGTACTTGGTGAGAAGTCCTCCCTTATATGTTAATCATATCCAAGATAGCCTTCAGTTCAGAAGGGCTATTCAATTTCCAGATGAAACTCCAGCAAGAATCAGGTCAATCCTCCCCCTGAAAGAAGAGACGTATAGGTTGCTTTCATAGTGAACTCTATTGGAGTAATCATAGTATATCAAAATCCCACCAGTATTTTTTAAAGTAGTCTGCAACTTTAGTGTCAATTAATCTCTCATCATGCCCATCAAAAATATTCATCAGAGGTGTCCTTGAAAACCTAGTATCAGTCCAACAGGTAACATGCCTCACATTTCCTGTTTCACCAAACCAATTCTTGCTTAAAAAGCTCAGCCCCATGCATCATACCCCTACAAATTATGACCAGTCAGACTTGATCCTGAAATTATTGCTCAATGCAGCTAGACTCACTCCATATATATAGTTGTTGATACATTTTGGCTTAAAGGCCCTTACCGTTTTGGTGGAGTCTGCAGCTGTTTCTGGCAAGAAAGGCTTGGTTCATTGAGTAACACTGTCTATGACCGAGTCACCTTTGGACTTAAGTTTGCAAACCAAGCTTCATTGGCATATATTGGCATAAATGTACGTACTTTACATTTTTCTATTGCTAGTTGTGTTATTTTCTATTCTACAAGTGAAGTGAGAGTTGACACTTTGGGTTGAGAAGGAATTTGAGTGATCTTGAAGTTGGGGAGCTTATGTCTTTATTAGCTCAGTTGGATATAGTTAAGTTTGTTTCATCTAGACCAGACAACAGACAATTGCTGGAGTCAACAGGGTAATCTCTTATACATCATACTGTAGGCATTTGATGGATGATCCGTCCATGCCTCGGTTCATTTCCTCATCTGTAATATGAAAAGCTAAAGTTTCTCCTATGGTAAGGGGATTATTGCATTTTGAAAGATCAGTACCCTATGACATGGATGAGAGGAAAACACCTGCTGTTTATCTTTCCCTAATAGTTGGTAATGTGTAAAGACGGTTCTGAGAGTGAGAACCAATTTTTACAATGTCCAGTTGCATTAAAtctataaaaaagaaaagggtttTTAGTGAGTCTAATCTGAGTTCAGCTAGACAATGTGGCCTAACTGGCCTTTTTAATTTAAAGATACATGTATTTTGGAGGGAGATATAAGGGATGGGAGCTGGGAATATGTGCTGTAATTTCTGTACTGTGGGTCATTTGAATGGAGAACGAAGAAAATTTGATGTGCAGGAGTGGGATTTTGTGGGAAAGGGTTCATTATAGGCTCAATGGGAATCTGTTATCCTAGGAGTTCCGACATAGTTCATTTCGTGCTATTATTTACATTTGGAATGCTGTTATGGTCCAAGCTATTTTGATCTTTACTGTTATATGTTTGACGTGTAGTCCTCTACAACCTACTAATGCCAAGTCTTTGTTTTGAATATTGTTAATCCTGATCGATGATGCTGGTGGAACTGAGAAATCCTAGTACATATCTATGAAAAACTTGTCAAAAGTGTCAAGGTAAACTGCACTTTTGAGGCAACAGTGGTACTGAAGTGCCTCTTCTACATCCAATTTGGGGTTGTACATGtcattttcccttctttttttcaTGCCATAAGAAGCAAGATGGTTTCCAATGTTGAAGTTTACTTTTTTAAGCGAATGAGATCGGAAACTATGAAGCTGGTTGGCAGTTGTACTGTTGCATTTCTTAGATCATATATTTCTTTTAAGTTGGCTGTTTAGTGTTAATATTATTTCAAATGTCAGAATTTCCTTTGATCAATATAAAGCTGGTTGATGGTTGTATTGCTCCATTTTTAGTATTGTGTGTAGATTGAATCCTTTTTCGTAGCTTAAGAGTTTAGCTCTTAGATGATGACAAATGCCACAGGTTCTTAATCGGAAGAACATCAGTAAAGAACTAAAGATATCATTACAAGCTGAAGAGGCCAAAGCTAATGTGTGGGCAACCATATTGGCTGGACGAGGAACATGCTTGAATTTACATCAGCTGTTTTGATAAGAAGCAATCTGAGGTCTGGAATGAGATACACAAGAGTTGATTTGTGTTTTGTTGCATTTCTGATTTCTGGGTTTAGCTTGAAGCTGATGTTGTATCTCAAtatacttttttcttcttcttttttaagcAATTATTTTCTTGGACTTGAAGCCTCTTTTTACTGCTACAGTGCCTACTTTGTCTATCCACATTAGTTTCTTCACATCCCCCTTGGGGCATAAACTTCTGGTAACAAGATCACTGTATGACACAAAAATGCATTATTGCAGGTGAACCAGGATGCCTAAGCTGGTGATCAAGTTCCTTCGAAAAAAAATGCTGTTCGGTTACAAATGAGTTTCTTGAAATCCTTTTTGGTAAAGATCGAGTGGACTAATATCCATATTCCATAGTATGCAGCACAAGAATAGTCATCCTCAGTACCGAATTACTCGTTAGTCATATATAGAAATTATGTGGGTTTTCATTGATGAACGTGCAGTAACTGATGTTGAGGGATTGCAAATAATTCTTGAAAAGGGTACATCCTACATACACCAAATGACAAATCTATGCTGTGACTGCttccaattaattattttcatcATAGAAGGTAATGATACTACATTGTCTGATAGTGTAACAAGAAAGATTTTTTTGGTCGAAAATGAAGAAAATCTTGCAAGCCTGAAAATCAAAACCGAACCAGGCAGtgacaaacacacaaaaccaagTGTTGAAAACATCAATAGATCTATATGCACAAAGTAAAAACTCACTAGCATAGACACTACAACCTAATGGAGCCAAGTCTTCGGGAGCCAAGTCTCCGGGAGCCAACTCTCTGCTTTGAATTGTTGATGCTGATCGATGGTGCTGGTGGGACGGAGAAATCTGAGTACATATCTAAGAAAAACTTGTCAACAATGTCAAGGTACACCGGACTTTTGAGGCGAGAGTAGTAGTGAAGTGCCTCTTCTACATCCAACACCTGCTCCACATCACCTGCATCCACCATTTCAAACTCCTTCATCCTTTTCGCTAAAACATTGCTCCCTCTATTACCATTCATGTTCTGGAATGATAACTGGTCCTTTCCTTTTCCAAGATCACGAGAGCCTCCACTAGACTTCTTATCCCTTAACAATCCCCCTTCTTGTTTGCTCTTCTTAGGACTTTGCTTTGGAAACATCATGAAGCTGTCACTACATGGATCCTCATCCTTGATTGTTTCTTTTGATGTACTATCTCTCTTCTTCACCTCATCTATAGTAGGCTCCCACTCATCATAATAATCAGTGTAAAACTCATCTCTTGGGTAATATTTCAGGTCACTCCCACAAAAGCAAGGATTCAAGGAAAGGGATTTGGGTAGTTTTTTGTATCCTCCACAGAAGAAGCTTTTGAGGTTTTGAAGAGTTTTGTCATAGAAGACCTTACTTTTGTGCATGGTTTCTTTTAGGACCATTTCTGCTCGGCTCATAGTATAACAAGGCTTCTACTGATATTTGCTTCAATGCAGAGATAAGCGGGTTAAGAAAGTTTCAAATTTCTCAAGCTTACATGGAGACATAGAAAATGGAATCTAAAGAGAAAACTTACTTCAAATTTTATGcttccactctctcttctttctcactctctctcccaAGCTAAGCATCTGGTTATATGATCACTAAGCAGGCATGGttttctatggctttgaaaAATTGAGGTTTCTGCAAGTTTTTGCTTCTGGTTGAATACTAAATAAGTTAACAATACTGATACATTCAAGTTATTCAAAAGACATGTAAAAGCAAATAACAAAGAATCTGGACCTTGGGTCCAATGATACCTA is a window from the Rosa chinensis cultivar Old Blush chromosome 2, RchiOBHm-V2, whole genome shotgun sequence genome containing:
- the LOC112184346 gene encoding uncharacterized protein LOC112184346, coding for MSRAEMVLKETMHKSKVFYDKTLQNLKSFFCGGYKKLPKSLSLNPCFCGSDLKYYPRDEFYTDYYDEWEPTIDEVKKRDSTSKETIKDEDPCSDSFMMFPKQSPKKSKQEGGLLRDKKSSGGSRDLGKGKDQLSFQNMNGNRGSNVLAKRMKEFEMVDAGDVEQVLDVEEALHYYSRLKSPVYLDIVDKFFLDMYSDFSVPPAPSISINNSKQRVGSRRLGSRRLGSIRL